CTCGCCAGCGATATTGGGGTACACCGATTCCTATCATCTATTGTTCAGATTGCGGAACGGTTCCCGTTCCGGAAACAGACCTACCCGTTCTGCTCCCAGAAAAGGTTACTATCACCGGACAAAGCGGTTCACCTTTAGCGCATGTACCGGAATTTGTTAATACCACCTGCCCGAAATGCAAAAAGAAAGCTATACGAGAAACGGACACAATGGATGGATTTGTGGATTCATCTTGGTATTTCCTGCGATTCTGTGGATGGAAAGACGACAACCAACCGTTCGATGTAGCTGAAGCGAAATATTGGATGCCTACCGACCAATATATCGGTGGGATCGACCACGCAACGAAACATTTGATTTACGCCCGGTTTTTTACCAAATTCTTACGTGATATCGGTTATGTTACCGTGGATGAACCGTTTACGAACTTGTTGAATCAAGGGTGGGTACTCGGTCGTGATGGGCAGAAAATGTCTAAGTCGAAAGGAAATGTAGTTGACCCGATGGAAATGCTAGAGAAATATGGAGCGGATGCAACCCGGATTTTTATCCTTTTTGCTGCACCGCCGGAACCGGATATAGCGTGGTCGGATGAAGGTATAGAAGGTGCATCACGGTTCGTTAATCGCGTATGGAGAATCGCAAATCAGTATCTCGAGCTGATTAAAGATAGTCCGAGCGGAACCATTGCATCCGTTCAACCTGCAAGTAAACAACTACGGCGCATAACCCATGTAACGATTAAAAAGGTTACCGCTGATATTGAAGAACGATTTCATTTTAATACTGCGATCTCTGCGATTATGGAATTAGTGAATGAATTATATCGCTATGATGTTGGTTCTGTCCCTAAAGCGGAAGCGGCATCAGTGGTAAAAGAAGCAATTTCCGCAATGACTATTCTCATCTCCCCGTTTGCCCCGCATCTCGCGGAAGAACTCTGGCATCGGCTCGGGAATAAAACTAGTGTTTTCGCGCAACCATGGATAACCGCAGATGAATCTGCGTTAGTTGAAGAGAAGATGACTATTGTCGTCCAGATAAATGGAAAAGTTCGTTCGCGAATTGAAATATCCGCTGATGCAAATGAAGATGAAATAAAACATGCTGCGTTAGCGGACGAAAAGGTTAAATCTTGGCTTGCAGGTAAACCGATTAAAAATATTGTTGTAGTACCTAAAAAACTAGTTAGTATCGTACAATAAAACTATGAGGAGCTAACCGCGGTAGTCGCAAAGAATAACAAAACACGCAATAATAACCAATGGCGTTCTTAATCGATATTTCTTTGCACCGCTGCGGTTATGTTTATTATTAAAATTCTATGAGTAAAAAACGAAGCATGAAAGTTAAGGTTGGTATTATCGGATGCGGTGCAATTGTTCAGCGGGTACAATTACCGAAGTTTAAAGCGTGTAAAGAAGCTGAAGTGGTTGCCGTAGCGGATTCGAATGAAAAAGTAGCGAAACAGGTTGCGGCTGAATTCGGTGTTCCGCATTATTATACAGACTGGAAAGAGCTTATTGCCCGAGGTGATATTGATGCGGTTAGTATCGCTACTCCGAACTATCTCCATGCGCCAATGACCATTGCGGCAGCGAATGCGAAAAAACATGTTCTCGTTGAAAAACCGATAACAGTATCGATGCGAGATGCACATGCGATGATATCCGCTGCAAAAAAGAATAATGTATATCTGATGGTTGAACAGGTACACCGGTTTCGACCGCACCATGAAGTAGCTAAAGAATTAATTGAATCTGGAATTATAGGAAAAATAACATCAATTCGAGGTTATTTTGGGCATATGGGTCCGGAGTTCTGGAGTCCAACCGGAAAATGGTTTTTCAGCAAAACAGAAGCGGTAGGTGGTGCAATGGCAGACCTAGGTATCCATGCGATTGATACTATCCGCTATATTTTAGGAAAAGAGGTTAAACAAGTCGCAGCGTTTATCGGCACGTTAGAGAAAAAAATCGAAATTGAAGACAATGGGGTATGTATTCTTCAGTTTACTGACGAAACCTTTGGCACGCTTGCTGCCAGCTGGACTTATAAACCTGGCAGTATGCAGTATACGTTCTATGGAACGAAAGGAACGATGTGGGTTGGTGCAGGACTAAAATATGATAAACCAATCGTAATCGAGACGATTGCGCCGAGTGGAATTCTTTTACCCGACATTCCTGCGGAGAGTAAATTTGGGAATCCATATCAGTATTTCGTGAATTGTATTCTTAAACAAGAAGAACCGTTTGTTAACGGTGAAGAGGGGGCGAAAAGTCTGGAAGTGATTCTAGCTGCATATAAATCGAGTAGAGAAAAACGGTTCGTGGAGTTGCCATTACCAAGAAAGTAAACTAAATCTAAAATCTCAAACCCTAAATCCAAATAATTCGGTTTGATTATTTAATCGTTAAATGGGTAAATTTAGGGTGATGATGTATTTACCATTTGGATTTTGTTATTAGGATTTATCAGGAGAAGGAGGAATTATGTTTATCTGTAATAGCAGTTGGAGTTTTCATCGGAT
The genomic region above belongs to bacterium and contains:
- a CDS encoding Gfo/Idh/MocA family oxidoreductase, which encodes MSKKRSMKVKVGIIGCGAIVQRVQLPKFKACKEAEVVAVADSNEKVAKQVAAEFGVPHYYTDWKELIARGDIDAVSIATPNYLHAPMTIAAANAKKHVLVEKPITVSMRDAHAMISAAKKNNVYLMVEQVHRFRPHHEVAKELIESGIIGKITSIRGYFGHMGPEFWSPTGKWFFSKTEAVGGAMADLGIHAIDTIRYILGKEVKQVAAFIGTLEKKIEIEDNGVCILQFTDETFGTLAASWTYKPGSMQYTFYGTKGTMWVGAGLKYDKPIVIETIAPSGILLPDIPAESKFGNPYQYFVNCILKQEEPFVNGEEGAKSLEVILAAYKSSREKRFVELPLPRK